The sequence TTATGAAAGCTGGTAATACTGAGTACATGGTTGGAACGAATGTAGTTCCAAATGATTGATTCGTGATTCATAGTTTGTTATTTATACCATTCAGTTAGGTAAGGTATCGCATCTATTTCTTTAGACTGTACCCTTTGCATTTCTTTTTTCAGGTGCCAGGGTACTGTACAATCAAAGATGTCTACGTCTTCGTCTACCATTTTCCATGATCCAAAGGTCGGAACAAGCCAGCAGACTGTTAAGGACTAAAGTGCGAAAAAATAGGATTTTTCGAACATGTACACTTTTGGGTAATATTTTATATCTTTTGACCTCATTTATTTCATGCACGTTATACTCAGATCACGATTTTTATGAAAAAGTTCACTTACTCTTTACTCATGTTAGGTTGCATGAGTTACGCTGTACACGCACAGCAAAACAACTGGCATTTAATCAGGGACAGGATCGTTACGCCATGGGCGGAAAAAGTAGATCCAAATGCCCCTTTGCCGGAATATCCACGTCCACAGCTGGTGCGCGATAATAACTGGAAAAACCTGAACGGCTTATGGAGCTATGCTATCACACCTGCTGGGCAGGATAAACCCGCAAAATACGAAGGTAGTATCCTCGTTCCATTCGCCGTAGAATCGGCATTGTCCGGTGTAGGCCGCACTGTCGGAAAGGACAGTCTTTTATGGTACAATACAAACATCAGTATACCTGCTACCATGAAAGGTAAAGATATCCTGTTGCATTTCGGCGCGGTTGACTGGCAGACTGAAGTCTTCGTAAACGGCAAAAGCGCCGGCAAACACGAAGGGGGCTTCGATCCGTTCTCTATCAACATCACCCCATTCCTGAAGAGTGGTGCGAAACAGGAGATCACTGTTCGTGTATGGGATCCGACAGATGACGGTCCTCAGCCACGTGGTAAACAGGTAAAGCACCCCGAAGGTATCTGGTATACCCCTGTGACCGGCATCTGGCAGACGGTTTGGCTGGAAGCGGTGCCTAAAACCTATATCACGTCTACAAAGAACACGCCTGATATCGATCATCATACCATCAGCGTAAGCACGAATGTAGCAGGTGCGCAGGCTGGCGACCAGGTAAAAGTAGAAGTACTGGATGGCGGCAATGTGATCGCTACACAGGAAGTAGCGCCATCTGCGACAGCCGTGCTGACTTTGCAGCATGAAAAACTATGGTCTGCCACCCATCCTTTCCTGTATGATCTAAAAGTAACGCTTATACGTAAAAGCAAACCTGTGGATGCGGTGAAGAGTTATTTTGCCATGCGCAAAATATCTATGGCACCGGATCAGAACGGGATTCAGCGTATGATGCTGAACAATGAGTTTGTATTTCAATACGGTCCGCTGGACCAGGGATGGTGGCCTGACGGTTTGTACACCGCGCCTACACACGAAGCGATGGTGTATGATATTGATCAGCTACAAAAGATGGGCTTTAACATGATCAGAAAGCACATCAAACTGGAACCTGCTACTTACTACGCATATTGTGATCAGAAAGGCATGCTGCTCTGGCAGGATATGCCTAGCGGTGACCTGGGTAATGGCTGGGAGAACAGACCGGGTATTTTAGACCGTGGTACAGACAAAAATCGTACGCCTGAATCAGAAGGCTACTATCGCAAAGAATGGAATGCTATTATGGATGCAGCATACAACTTCCCTTGTATTGTAGTCTGGACACCATTCAACGAAGCATGGGGGCAGTTCAAAACGGTAGAGATCACAGCATGGACCATGCAAAAAGATCCATCCAGACTTGTAAATAGTGCAAGTGGTGGTAACTTCTACGAAACGGGGCATATCATTGACCTGCACAACTATCCAAATCCTGCTATGCCAAGACCGGATGTATTTGGTAAAAAACAGATCCTGGTATTAGGTGAGTTTGGTGGATTGGGTTTACCATTGGAAGGCCATAACTGGCAGGGAAATAAGAACTGGGGGTATCAGTCTTTCAAAAACAGCGAAGAGATGTTTAAGAAATATAAAACCTTTACTGATAGATTGGCAGAGCTGATTCCACTGGGTCTGTCCGCTGCGGTGTATACACAAACTACGGATGTAGAGGGTGAAGTAAACGGTTTCATGACGTATGACAGAAAGGTAGATAAATTCCCTGTGCAGCAGCTGGCGGAGGAGAATCGTAAGTTGTACCAGGTAAAGGTAAAATAGGTTATTCATAAACGGTATCACCTGAAATAGTTTTATCTTTAGGTAAAATAAATACCGTGGAACCAGGCAAATTAATCTTACCAGGAGAATCATTCTACCCGCTCATTATGGAGCTCTTTGAGAAAAAAGAAAAGGCATCCATATTGTACGACGATAACGGACCTACAAGAGCAGGTGGTATCATCGAAAGTGTGTATGAAAAGGATGGTAAACACTGGCTTAGGTTGGAGAACCAGACTGAGATCCGGGTAGATCAGTTGCAGGCGGTGAATGGTAATTTTTCCTCAGATTTCTCAACGTGTTAATATGGGAATATACCTAAGAATGGCATAAATGGTCATCAGGTATCCGAATAAAAAGGGTGGCGTCTCAAAACTTCGGGACGCCACCCTTTTTATTCGGGTACCTGATAGCGGAAATTTTAGTACATGCAATTCTCATGGCCTTCCTGTTACTTATGATAGATCCCCCTTTTATTTTTTATTGGTTTTGTTGTATAATTTATCGATTTAATTATTATTGCGTTTTGTGAGATTTAAATTACACCCCATGAATAATCTTGTAACAGGCATTCACCACGTAACCGCTATCGCCGGCAGTTCGCAGAAGAACCTCGAATTTTATGCAGGTATACTGGGCTTAAGGCTGGTAAAGAAGACCGTGAATTTTGACGCAAACAGTGTATATCACTTATATTATGGAGATGAAGCCGGCGCTCCCGGTAGTATCATGACTTTCTTCCCGTACGAAGGATTGAAGCATGGGCGTCAGGGCAAAGGGATGCTGAATACCACAGCTTTCTCCGTCCCCCTGGCGAGTCTGAATTACTGGCTGGAAAGGCTGAAACGCTTTGGTATAGCACACAAGCCACCGGTAGAACGTTTTGAGGGCGAACTGGCTGTATATCTCGAAGATACAGATGGTTTGGGGCTGGAACTGATCTTTAATGATAAGGATGATAGAAAGGGGGATGCGCATTCCATCCGCGGTTTTTACAGTGTAGAAATATGGGAAGAAGGGTATGAGCGCACGGCAGGTCTTTTGACCACCCAGCTAGATCACATACTGATCGCAGAAAAGGGCAATCGTTTCCGTTTTGCGGCGAATGATAAACCGGGTAATTATGTAGATCTGGTATGCATGCCTGACAGTCTGAAAGGCTTATCCGGCAGTGGTACCGTGCATCACATTGCCTTTACGACACCTGATAGCGGGGCGCAAACCAGTATCCGCCAAAAGATCACGGGTATAGGTATGAATGCTACCCCCATATTGGATCGTAAGTATTTTCAGTCAATATATTTCAGAGAACCGGGTGGGGTATTGTTTGAAGTAGCGACGGCATTGCCTGGCTTTAGTGTAGATGAGGCGCCTGCGCACCTGGGTGAGCACCTGATGTTGCCTGAGTGGCTGGAACCGCAGCGGACTACGCTGGAGTCCCAGTTGGCACCGATCAGTATTGATTTGTCAGCTTACAAGTAGTAGCTCTTTTTTAATATTTAATTTCTGCATTTTTGATATCAGGGTGGTGGGGGGTAAACCCAGCATGATCGCAGCACCATTGGGACCGGAGACCTTGCCTTTGCAGATCTTTAAGACCTTGAGGATGTACTCCCGTTCCATGGCTGCCAGCGGAATGATTTCAAAGTTATCTTCCCGGATGGCAGGTTGATTTACCGGCAGGTTAATCTGGCTGATGGTCGTGCCGGTGCAGAGCAATACCGCTCTTTCAATGAGGTGTTCCAGTTCCCTGATATTCCCAGGCCAGGTATAATTCAGCAGGCTATTGAGTGCCTTCTGGCTGATGTTAGTGACCTTCTTACGGGTTTCCTGTGCGTACCGATCGATGAAGTGTGTTACCAGCATGGGAATGTCTTCCTTCCGCTGCCGCAAAGGCGGTAAAGATACCGGAAACACATTCAGCCGGTAATATAAATCACTTCTGAAACGGCCGGCCTGTACTTCTTTTTCCAGGTTTCTGTTAGTGGCGGCAATGATGCGCACATTCACACGAATGCTGCCTTTGCCCCCAATCCGCTCTATTTCTCTCTCCTGTAATACCCTAAGCAGCTTTGACTGTAGTTCCAGCGAAAGTTCGCCTATTTCGTCTAAAAAGATGGTACTGTTATCTGCCTGTTCAAACTTCCCGATCCGCTTATCCATTGCCCCGGTAAAGCTCCCTTTTTCATGACCAAATAGTTCACTTTCGATGAGGGTAGCGGGAATAGCGGCGCAGTTCACCCGGATCATTTCCTGATGGGCACGGGGGGATGCCTGATGAATGGCAGTGGCTACCAGTTCCTTTCCTGTACCCGTTTCGCCGGTAATGATAACCGTACTGTCAGCCGTAGCGACAAGGGAAATCAATTTATATATCTTTTGAATTTCCGGTGAAGAACCGATTAGTTGAGCAGTGTAGTTGCCCTGGTTTAAGTAGTGTCTGCCGCCTTTTAGTTGATCAATTTCTATTTGCTGACGGGCAATTTTTTCATTCGCCAGGATATTACTGATCCCCATTCCCAGCATATCTGCAATACCAGTGAGCAGGTCAAACTGGTTGGGAGAAAAAGCGCCGTATTCGTCCGCGTACAGGTACAGCAAGCCTTTCGGTTGATTGGCATTACTTATTTTTGTGACCATCATTTCGCGGATACCTGAATTGTGCCAGTGAATGATGTAAGGCGGCACATTCTTATTGCGGATTAGTTTTTTGACATCATATATGATAGGTTCATCAGCATCCAGTGCGATATTGAAGATGCCATCTTCGATATCGTGTGCTTTGTGCATAATGGGACTTTCATCCACTCTTTTTTTAATGGTGCCTTCATTTGTATGTAGGAAAGGTGAGTGTGTCTTACCATCTTCATTGATCAGACACAGTGTATAGTATTTTCCGCCAAATAGAGAAAGCAATTGATCAGTGATCAAGGTCCACAGTTCATCCCGTTTTTGAGCAGCAGCAATCCTGTTACTGAGGTAAAGTAGAGTTGACTTCTCTTTTTCCCTTTGGGAAATTTGCTCCAGCAGTTGATTATGCGAGACGATGATAGGTTGTTTCCAATCCATAATCGAAAGTTGTGTTGTACAACGAAAGTAGTAAATCAATCGCAGATTTAATAGCCTGATTTTCGATAGGCCAGTGGAGAAGTATTTGTTTTTTGTCTGAATAATTTGTTAAAGGATTGCGGATGTTCGAAGCCTAATTGATAGGCAATTTCGGCAATAGTGGCGTTTGTGGAGGTGAGAATCTCTTTGGCTTTTTCAATGAGCTGGTGATGGATGTGTTGTTGAGTACTCATACCAGTTAGGGATTTGAGCATATCACTTAAGTAGCGGGGGGAGACTTGCAGGTGATCTGCAACTTCCTGCACGGTGGGGAGGTGGGACGACGTATTAAAAGAGGTGGAAATATAGATGTTCATTTGATAAATGAGGTCGTTATAGAGGGTTTTGCGGGTAAGGAACTGTCGGTTATAAAAACGATTACTATAATTTAACAATAATTCTAATTGGGAAATCATCACGTCGTGACTGAAATGGTCGATATTATTTTCTAATTCCAGTAGCATGGCGTCGAAGATGACGGAGATGAGTTTCTTTTCTTTGTCGGACAGATAGAGGGCCTCAGCAACAGCGTAAGAAAAGAAGCCATACTGTTGTATGGATTTCGCTAAAGGGTAGTTAAGTAAGAAATCAGGGTGGAAGAATAGAGTGTATCCTTCATAATCGGCGATGTCGCGGGTAGGTGCGGACATTTGATTGGGGGAGGTGAATGATAATCCGCCTTCTTCAAAGTCGTAATAGCCATGGCCATAGGGGATCTTTCCTTTGAAGTCAATTTTGAAAGAGATCTTATATAGGTTAGTGACCACCCTTTTGCCAACATCGTCGGGGTGTACTTTGATATTGCCTGTTGGGACCAGTACGATCAGGGGATGCTGCGGCGCTGGAAGGTCCAGGCGGCGCAGCAAGGCTGAAATACTGGTGAATTGGAGTGATTCCATGTATTGAAGCTACGAATTTTACTGGGCAAGAGTGCCTGCATTTGCAGACCTGTCGATGTTATCGGGCAGATCAGGATATTGTTTATTTCTACATCTGCAGGCTGGTCAAAAGCAAACGTGATGTTATTGGGCAGTAGGCCTGGTCACAATATCATTCACAATCCACATCTGCAGGCTGGTCTATAGCAAACGCGATGTTACTGGGCAGTAGGCCTGATCACAATATCATTCACATCTACATCTGCAGGCTGGTCAAAAGCAAACGCGATGTTACTGGGCAGTAGGCCTGATCACAATATCATTCACATCCACATCTGCAGGCTGGTCTATAGCAAACGCGATAGCTCGTGCAATAGCGTCCGGAGAGATGGCAATCTGTTCCGCCCGGGCCCTCGTTGCCTCCTTGATGTCCGTATTGGTCATGGAATCTGAAAAGTTTGTTTTAATATACCCCGGAGATACATTGGTCACCCTTATGGTAGGGCCGGCTTCCTGCCTGAGGGCATCAGCAACAGTACGCACCGCATTTTTAGTAGCGGCATAAACTGCCATGGTAGGCACAATTTGCAAACCAGCGGTAGAGATAGTATTGATGAACTGCCCGGAATTTTGTTTTCTAAATACCGGCAGAGCGGCGGCAATGCCATAAAGTACCCCTCTGAAGTTGACGTCGATCATATCATCCCAATCTTCCACCCGAAGCTCGTCTAAGGGCGAAATAGGCCCGATTCCGGCGTTATTGATCAGCACATCTAATTTACCGTAGTGATCGAGGGCAAATTGCACGAAATCAGCCAGATCTTCTCTTTTTCTAACATCCATTGACATGTAAATACCCCCAGTTTTAGCTGCTACTTCGGCTAATCTGTCAATTCTGCGGGCGCCAAGTACAACTTTAGCCCCCTGGGCCGCCAGCAGCAGGGCAGTGGCTTCGCCTATGCCGCTGCTGGCGCCGGTGATGGCGATTACTTTATCTTTTATCATGGTACAAAGATCAGGGAGAAAGCGCTGAGAATAGTAGCCAAAAGTGTAAAAGGTGTAGCCAAAATGTTATTTCGGCGTACCATTGGGACTAACGATCTTTCCAAGGTCGGCAAGGTATAGTTTAGCGCGGTTCAGTCCGGGTTTGAGGCTATCTGGCTGCGCAAAAAGTGGTAATTGACATAACAGTAATAATAAGGGTCCAAATGGTTTTATTCATAGCGCTGTTTGATTTATACAAGTATTGGTTTCATGGAGACAATTCCGGCCCTGAATTCCGGGCTAATTTTGTCTTGTTATCAAAAAATAAACAAATCATGAACAAGACAATATTGATCACCGGGGCATCTGCCGGTATTGGAAAAGCTGCTGCACAATATTTCGCTGCTAAGAGTTGGAATGTCATTGCTACTATGCGTTCGCCAGAAAAGGAAACAGAATTAACGACATTAAATAATGTATTTGTCACCAGGCTGGATGTACAGGAAAAAGAAAGCATGCAGCCCGTGATTGCTGAAGGTATTAAAAGATTTGGAAAGATCGATGTGCTACTTAATAATGCGGGGTATGGTTTATTCGGTCCGTTCGAACTGGCGACAGATGCACAAATCAAACAGCAGTTCGATGTCAATGTGTTTGGTGTCATGAATCTGACCAAGGCGATCCTGCCACACTTCAGGGCGAATAAAGCCGGCACTGTTATTAATGTATCCAGTATAGGCGGTCGTATTACCTATCCGATTGTAAGCATGTATCATGCAACTAAATTCGCCGTAGAGGGTTTCTCTGAGTCACTGGCGTATGAACTGGCTGCACTCAATATCAAAGTAAAACTGGTAGAACCGGGAGCCATCGCTACCGGGTTTGATACAGCGGCTAATTTTACCGGGAATCCGGAAATAACTGATTATGATGCTTTTGTACAGGGTTTCCTGAACCTGTGGGGGAGCAAAACTATGGAGAGAACAACCGCTACACAGGTGGCTGAAGTGATTTATGAGGCTGCTACCGACGGTACTTCCCGTTTAAGGTATCTGGCAGGTGAAGATGCCAAAGCGTTCATGCAGGTGAGGATGTCAGGAGAGGAGGGGTATCATGATTATATGCAGGAACATTGGGTGCCAAAGAATGTGTAAATTTGA is a genomic window of Chitinophaga sp. LS1 containing:
- a CDS encoding glycoside hydrolase family 2 protein, whose translation is MSYAVHAQQNNWHLIRDRIVTPWAEKVDPNAPLPEYPRPQLVRDNNWKNLNGLWSYAITPAGQDKPAKYEGSILVPFAVESALSGVGRTVGKDSLLWYNTNISIPATMKGKDILLHFGAVDWQTEVFVNGKSAGKHEGGFDPFSINITPFLKSGAKQEITVRVWDPTDDGPQPRGKQVKHPEGIWYTPVTGIWQTVWLEAVPKTYITSTKNTPDIDHHTISVSTNVAGAQAGDQVKVEVLDGGNVIATQEVAPSATAVLTLQHEKLWSATHPFLYDLKVTLIRKSKPVDAVKSYFAMRKISMAPDQNGIQRMMLNNEFVFQYGPLDQGWWPDGLYTAPTHEAMVYDIDQLQKMGFNMIRKHIKLEPATYYAYCDQKGMLLWQDMPSGDLGNGWENRPGILDRGTDKNRTPESEGYYRKEWNAIMDAAYNFPCIVVWTPFNEAWGQFKTVEITAWTMQKDPSRLVNSASGGNFYETGHIIDLHNYPNPAMPRPDVFGKKQILVLGEFGGLGLPLEGHNWQGNKNWGYQSFKNSEEMFKKYKTFTDRLAELIPLGLSAAVYTQTTDVEGEVNGFMTYDRKVDKFPVQQLAEENRKLYQVKVK
- a CDS encoding VOC family protein codes for the protein MNNLVTGIHHVTAIAGSSQKNLEFYAGILGLRLVKKTVNFDANSVYHLYYGDEAGAPGSIMTFFPYEGLKHGRQGKGMLNTTAFSVPLASLNYWLERLKRFGIAHKPPVERFEGELAVYLEDTDGLGLELIFNDKDDRKGDAHSIRGFYSVEIWEEGYERTAGLLTTQLDHILIAEKGNRFRFAANDKPGNYVDLVCMPDSLKGLSGSGTVHHIAFTTPDSGAQTSIRQKITGIGMNATPILDRKYFQSIYFREPGGVLFEVATALPGFSVDEAPAHLGEHLMLPEWLEPQRTTLESQLAPISIDLSAYK
- a CDS encoding sigma 54-interacting transcriptional regulator, translated to MDWKQPIIVSHNQLLEQISQREKEKSTLLYLSNRIAAAQKRDELWTLITDQLLSLFGGKYYTLCLINEDGKTHSPFLHTNEGTIKKRVDESPIMHKAHDIEDGIFNIALDADEPIIYDVKKLIRNKNVPPYIIHWHNSGIREMMVTKISNANQPKGLLYLYADEYGAFSPNQFDLLTGIADMLGMGISNILANEKIARQQIEIDQLKGGRHYLNQGNYTAQLIGSSPEIQKIYKLISLVATADSTVIITGETGTGKELVATAIHQASPRAHQEMIRVNCAAIPATLIESELFGHEKGSFTGAMDKRIGKFEQADNSTIFLDEIGELSLELQSKLLRVLQEREIERIGGKGSIRVNVRIIAATNRNLEKEVQAGRFRSDLYYRLNVFPVSLPPLRQRKEDIPMLVTHFIDRYAQETRKKVTNISQKALNSLLNYTWPGNIRELEHLIERAVLLCTGTTISQINLPVNQPAIREDNFEIIPLAAMEREYILKVLKICKGKVSGPNGAAIMLGLPPTTLISKMQKLNIKKELLLVS
- a CDS encoding helix-turn-helix transcriptional regulator, which produces MESLQFTSISALLRRLDLPAPQHPLIVLVPTGNIKVHPDDVGKRVVTNLYKISFKIDFKGKIPYGHGYYDFEEGGLSFTSPNQMSAPTRDIADYEGYTLFFHPDFLLNYPLAKSIQQYGFFSYAVAEALYLSDKEKKLISVIFDAMLLELENNIDHFSHDVMISQLELLLNYSNRFYNRQFLTRKTLYNDLIYQMNIYISTSFNTSSHLPTVQEVADHLQVSPRYLSDMLKSLTGMSTQQHIHHQLIEKAKEILTSTNATIAEIAYQLGFEHPQSFNKLFRQKTNTSPLAYRKSGY
- a CDS encoding SDR family oxidoreductase, whose translation is MIKDKVIAITGASSGIGEATALLLAAQGAKVVLGARRIDRLAEVAAKTGGIYMSMDVRKREDLADFVQFALDHYGKLDVLINNAGIGPISPLDELRVEDWDDMIDVNFRGVLYGIAAALPVFRKQNSGQFINTISTAGLQIVPTMAVYAATKNAVRTVADALRQEAGPTIRVTNVSPGYIKTNFSDSMTNTDIKEATRARAEQIAISPDAIARAIAFAIDQPADVDVNDIVIRPTAQ
- a CDS encoding SDR family oxidoreductase, producing the protein MNKTILITGASAGIGKAAAQYFAAKSWNVIATMRSPEKETELTTLNNVFVTRLDVQEKESMQPVIAEGIKRFGKIDVLLNNAGYGLFGPFELATDAQIKQQFDVNVFGVMNLTKAILPHFRANKAGTVINVSSIGGRITYPIVSMYHATKFAVEGFSESLAYELAALNIKVKLVEPGAIATGFDTAANFTGNPEITDYDAFVQGFLNLWGSKTMERTTATQVAEVIYEAATDGTSRLRYLAGEDAKAFMQVRMSGEEGYHDYMQEHWVPKNV